The proteins below come from a single Streptomyces spongiicola genomic window:
- a CDS encoding CBS domain-containing protein: MKHSKVGSLMVGDVVSVVPSTPFKEVAKRLAEHDISGLPVLDEDDRVVGVVSETDLLVRQAAAGGSGPAAPASRDGTGARPGDDRDTLTAGRLMSSPAVTVHAEETIAEAARTMLRRGVERMPVVDEENRLVGIVTRRDLLQVFLRPDSEIRLKVVEDVLVAAMGLPPGAIDVHVVDGRVTLEGRLEAAGQIPVLVKLTEQMDGVVSVSEHLAAPCDGSPPTGRPSGGRPPAPERRGG, translated from the coding sequence ATGAAGCACAGCAAGGTCGGAAGCCTGATGGTGGGCGACGTCGTGTCGGTCGTGCCGTCGACCCCGTTCAAGGAGGTCGCCAAGCGGCTGGCCGAGCACGACATCAGCGGCCTCCCGGTGCTCGACGAAGACGACCGGGTCGTCGGCGTCGTCTCCGAAACCGATCTTCTGGTACGCCAGGCCGCAGCCGGGGGAAGCGGACCGGCCGCTCCCGCATCCCGGGACGGTACCGGTGCCCGCCCCGGCGACGACCGGGACACGCTCACCGCCGGACGGCTGATGTCCTCTCCCGCGGTGACCGTGCACGCCGAGGAGACGATCGCCGAGGCCGCCCGGACCATGCTTCGGCGCGGCGTCGAGCGGATGCCCGTCGTCGACGAGGAGAACCGCCTGGTCGGCATCGTCACGCGGCGCGACCTACTGCAGGTGTTCCTCCGGCCGGACTCGGAGATCCGTCTGAAGGTGGTCGAGGACGTGCTGGTGGCCGCGATGGGCCTGCCGCCCGGCGCGATCGACGTCCATGTCGTCGACGGACGCGTGACCCTGGAAGGACGGCTGGAGGCGGCCGGTCAGATCCCGGTACTGGTGAAGCTGACGGAGCAGATGGACGGCGTGGTGTCGGTGAGCGAGCACCTTGCCGCACCCTGCGACGGCTCCCCGCCGACCGGACGGCCTTCGGGAGGTCGACCGCCCGCCCCGGAACGGCGGGGCGGATAG
- a CDS encoding oxygenase MpaB family protein has translation MKGEADHGDPGLFGPESVTWQMHGDPMMWIAGVRALYLQALHPRAVRGVMTNSDFRQDAWGRLLRTADYVGTISYGATAAAERAGSRVRRIHRLLGVDDPHLLLWVHCAEVDSYLDVLRRSGFPLSGAQADRYIAEHRTSARLVGLDPAAVPSDRAALADYFAAIRPELEAGADARAVDGFLRRPPVPAVLVPARELVWRPVAGLAYDSLPPYAHGLYGRPAPPPARVTLRLAAAGAALRCVPPRVRWQLPPGHILKAMARLGPGSRPAPCKLRRRAAILDGPGRAQRSDGGDGTRWRTPG, from the coding sequence ATGAAGGGCGAAGCCGACCACGGGGACCCCGGCCTGTTCGGCCCCGAGTCGGTCACCTGGCAGATGCACGGCGACCCGATGATGTGGATCGCCGGGGTCCGTGCGCTGTACCTCCAGGCCCTGCACCCCCGTGCCGTACGCGGAGTCATGACCAACAGCGATTTCCGCCAGGACGCCTGGGGCAGGCTGCTGCGCACGGCGGACTATGTCGGCACCATTTCCTACGGCGCCACCGCGGCCGCCGAGCGGGCCGGTTCACGCGTCCGCAGGATCCACCGCCTCCTCGGCGTGGACGACCCGCACCTGCTGCTCTGGGTGCACTGCGCCGAGGTGGACTCGTACCTCGACGTCCTGCGGCGATCCGGGTTCCCCCTCAGCGGCGCCCAGGCGGACCGGTACATCGCCGAGCACCGAACGAGCGCCCGGCTCGTCGGACTCGATCCCGCCGCCGTCCCCTCCGACAGGGCGGCACTCGCCGACTACTTCGCCGCGATCCGGCCCGAGCTGGAAGCCGGCGCCGACGCCCGCGCCGTCGACGGCTTCCTGCGCCGCCCGCCGGTCCCCGCTGTGCTCGTCCCGGCGCGGGAACTGGTCTGGCGCCCGGTCGCCGGGCTCGCCTACGACTCGCTGCCCCCGTACGCCCACGGACTCTACGGCCGGCCCGCCCCTCCACCGGCCCGCGTCACCCTGCGGCTCGCCGCCGCCGGGGCCGCCCTGCGCTGCGTCCCCCCGCGCGTGCGCTGGCAGCTGCCGCCGGGTCACATCTTGAAGGCGATGGCGCGACTCGGGCCCGGCAGCAGGCCCGCGCCGTGCAAACTGCGCAGACGGGCGGCCATACTGGACGGGCCGGGGAGGGCGCAGCGAAGCGACGGGGGCGACGGCACGCGATGGCGGACACCAGGCTGA
- a CDS encoding serine/threonine-protein kinase, with product MADTRLIQGRYRLLELIGRGGMGEVWRARDESLGRRVAVKCLKPLGPQHDRTFTRVLRERFRREARVAAALQHRGVTVVHDFGEHEGLPYLVMELLEGRNLSQLLEDGEQHPLPVPDLVDIADQIADALAYTHEQNIVHRDLKPANIMRLTDGTVKICDFGIARLGHDIGFSSRLTGTGMAMGTPHYMSPEQIAGGPVDHRSDLYSLGCVLYEMATGAPPFDLDDAWSVLVGHRDTEPRPLRSHRPELPGFIEEIVLGLLAKTPDERPADAKDLRRRIGAGRAAAAPAAGTGPPPVHPHPHPYPHGGGEIGLPFWTRGMTSGHKAVTVSALRTPPPDFTAGLTGEWTTGVDLRGPAPVKLPRPERPTPSPELLAVLTGRHNAGLSLGRLGRWEEAGEVHRAVATEREHALGPDHPDTLASRYEVGFTLSRTGRAADALREFDRVAEGRERALGPDHPETLAARQEMAYVLGRLGRHFEAHQVYTSVLASRERTAGPDHPDTLHCRHNLAFNLSRLGRLEDSYRTAEEVAEARTRVLGAGHPDTLTTRYEVAYALGRLGRWTEALRTYQDVAAARARALGPDHPDTLAARYEIGISLGRLGRSAEAVEQYRALVVDRARAHGAADPETLRARHGLGVNLGRLARWEEALAEARDVCAVRERVLGPEHPDTLVSLREVAVGLGWLGRWSDALAVYRQVAEARERVLGADHPDALASRNDQAHCLEQLGRGGEAVELYRRVAELRRRGGADRPPPPTGS from the coding sequence ATGGCGGACACCAGGCTGATCCAGGGCCGGTACCGGCTGCTCGAACTGATCGGCCGGGGCGGCATGGGCGAGGTGTGGCGGGCCCGCGACGAGTCGCTGGGCAGACGGGTCGCGGTCAAGTGCCTCAAGCCCCTCGGGCCGCAGCACGACAGGACGTTCACGCGCGTCCTGCGGGAGCGTTTCCGCAGGGAGGCGCGGGTCGCCGCGGCCCTGCAGCACCGCGGGGTGACGGTCGTCCACGATTTCGGGGAGCACGAGGGCCTGCCCTACCTGGTGATGGAGCTGCTCGAGGGCCGCAACCTCAGTCAGCTGTTGGAGGACGGCGAGCAGCACCCGCTGCCGGTGCCCGACCTCGTCGACATCGCCGACCAGATCGCCGACGCCCTCGCCTACACCCATGAACAGAACATCGTGCACCGGGACCTGAAGCCCGCCAACATCATGCGGCTCACCGACGGCACGGTGAAGATCTGCGACTTCGGCATCGCCCGGCTCGGCCACGACATCGGATTCTCATCCCGCCTCACCGGTACGGGCATGGCCATGGGCACCCCCCACTACATGTCGCCCGAGCAGATCGCCGGGGGCCCCGTCGACCACCGCAGCGATCTGTACTCCCTCGGGTGCGTGCTGTACGAGATGGCCACCGGGGCGCCGCCCTTCGACCTCGACGACGCCTGGTCCGTCCTCGTCGGCCACCGGGACACCGAACCCCGGCCGCTGCGCAGCCACCGGCCGGAACTGCCCGGCTTCATCGAGGAGATAGTCCTCGGCCTGCTTGCCAAGACACCGGATGAGCGGCCCGCCGACGCCAAGGACCTGCGCCGCAGGATCGGTGCCGGGCGCGCGGCGGCCGCACCCGCCGCCGGCACCGGGCCGCCGCCCGTGCATCCGCATCCCCATCCGTACCCGCACGGCGGAGGGGAGATCGGGCTGCCCTTCTGGACCCGCGGCATGACCTCCGGCCACAAGGCGGTCACCGTGTCCGCGCTGCGGACCCCGCCGCCCGACTTCACGGCAGGCCTGACCGGCGAGTGGACCACCGGGGTGGATCTGCGCGGCCCCGCGCCCGTGAAGCTCCCCCGGCCCGAGCGGCCCACCCCGTCGCCCGAACTGCTGGCCGTCCTCACCGGCCGGCACAACGCGGGCCTCAGCCTCGGCCGGCTCGGCCGCTGGGAGGAGGCGGGCGAGGTGCACCGCGCGGTCGCCACCGAACGCGAGCACGCCCTCGGCCCCGACCACCCGGACACCCTCGCCAGCCGCTACGAGGTCGGCTTCACGCTCAGCAGGACCGGCCGGGCGGCCGACGCGCTCCGCGAGTTCGACCGCGTCGCCGAGGGCCGTGAACGCGCCCTGGGCCCCGACCACCCGGAGACGCTGGCCGCGCGGCAGGAGATGGCGTACGTGCTGGGCCGGCTCGGCCGGCACTTCGAGGCGCACCAGGTGTACACCTCGGTGCTCGCCTCCCGGGAGCGCACCGCCGGGCCGGACCACCCCGACACCCTGCACTGCCGACACAACCTGGCCTTCAACCTGAGCCGCCTCGGCCGGCTCGAGGACTCGTACCGCACCGCGGAGGAGGTGGCCGAGGCCCGCACCAGGGTGCTGGGCGCCGGGCATCCGGACACGCTCACCACCCGTTACGAGGTGGCCTACGCTCTCGGCCGGCTGGGTCGCTGGACCGAGGCCCTGCGGACCTACCAGGACGTGGCGGCAGCTCGTGCGCGGGCACTCGGCCCGGACCATCCGGACACCCTCGCGGCGCGCTACGAGATCGGGATCAGCCTCGGCCGGCTCGGACGGAGCGCCGAGGCGGTGGAGCAGTACCGGGCGCTGGTCGTCGACCGCGCCAGGGCCCACGGTGCCGCGGACCCGGAGACCCTGCGGGCCCGGCACGGCCTCGGTGTGAACCTGGGCCGGCTCGCCCGCTGGGAGGAGGCGCTGGCCGAGGCCCGCGACGTCTGCGCCGTCCGCGAACGGGTCCTGGGCCCCGAGCATCCGGACACCCTCGTCAGCCTCCGGGAGGTCGCGGTCGGCCTGGGCTGGCTGGGCCGCTGGAGCGACGCGCTCGCCGTCTACCGGCAGGTGGCCGAGGCCCGTGAACGCGTGCTGGGCGCCGACCATCCCGATGCCCTGGCCAGCCGCAACGACCAGGCCCACTGCCTGGAGCAGCTCGGCCGGGGCGGCGAGGCGGTCGAGCTGTACCGCCGAGTGGCGGAACTGCGCCGCCGGGGCGGGGCGGACCGGCCGCCGCCGCCCACCGGGTCCTGA
- a CDS encoding DUF2252 domain-containing protein, with translation MTDPAEERERGRAVRKEVPRSSHGLWIPAADRPDPLAVLQGQARTREPDLVPVRYGRMAVSPFTYLRGAPAVMAADLVVQRNTGLRVQLCGDAHLLNFGVFASPERTLLFDLNDFDETLPGPFEWDVKRLVASVAVAARDNGRPDAEARLAARAAAESYRMSMRRLAGLGELEVWYERITAGDLVPLVRDLERARVEARLARARRRTSLQALEKLTEIVGGRRRIVRDPPLLEPVAGLDAASVRKILSDYRSTLPEDRRVLLDRYRFVEAARKVVGVGSVGTRCFVALLTGRDAEDPLFLQIKEAQRSVLEPHLPKSAYRQQGQRVVAGQRLLQAASDIFLGWVSGPGGRHYYWRQLRDMKGSADVAAMSPALLRDYAALCGRALARAHARSGERVAIAGYLGSSDGFDRAMGDFALAYAARTAEDHQALCAAIGSGAVAAAEGV, from the coding sequence ATGACCGATCCGGCCGAGGAGAGGGAACGTGGCCGAGCCGTGCGCAAGGAGGTGCCGCGGTCCTCCCACGGCCTCTGGATCCCGGCCGCCGACCGGCCGGATCCGCTCGCGGTGCTGCAGGGACAGGCAAGGACGCGCGAGCCGGATCTGGTGCCCGTACGGTACGGGCGGATGGCCGTCTCGCCGTTCACCTACCTGCGCGGCGCTCCGGCCGTCATGGCCGCCGACCTCGTAGTCCAGCGGAACACCGGACTCCGCGTCCAGCTCTGCGGCGACGCCCATCTGCTCAACTTCGGGGTCTTCGCCTCCCCGGAACGCACCCTCCTGTTCGACCTCAACGACTTCGACGAGACGCTTCCCGGGCCCTTCGAGTGGGACGTCAAACGCCTCGTCGCCAGCGTCGCCGTCGCCGCGCGGGACAACGGCCGGCCGGACGCGGAAGCCCGGCTGGCCGCACGGGCGGCGGCCGAGTCGTACCGGATGTCCATGCGCCGCCTCGCCGGTCTCGGTGAACTCGAGGTCTGGTACGAGCGGATCACCGCCGGCGATCTGGTGCCCCTCGTCCGGGATCTGGAGCGGGCCCGCGTCGAGGCCCGGCTGGCCAGGGCGCGGCGCCGGACGAGTCTGCAGGCGCTGGAGAAGCTCACCGAGATCGTCGGGGGGCGGCGCAGGATCGTGCGGGACCCTCCGCTGCTGGAGCCCGTGGCGGGCCTCGACGCCGCGTCCGTGCGGAAGATCCTCAGTGACTACCGCAGCACTCTGCCCGAGGACCGCAGGGTCCTGCTCGACCGGTACCGCTTCGTCGAGGCGGCGCGCAAGGTCGTCGGTGTCGGCAGCGTGGGGACGCGCTGCTTCGTCGCGCTGCTGACGGGCCGCGACGCCGAGGACCCGCTCTTCTTGCAGATCAAGGAGGCCCAGCGGTCCGTGCTGGAGCCCCATCTGCCGAAGTCCGCCTATCGTCAGCAGGGCCAGCGGGTCGTCGCCGGCCAGCGTCTGCTTCAGGCGGCGAGCGACATCTTCCTGGGCTGGGTCAGCGGGCCCGGCGGCCGGCACTACTACTGGCGCCAGCTGCGGGACATGAAGGGCTCCGCCGACGTCGCGGCGATGTCGCCGGCGCTGCTGCGCGACTACGCCGCGCTCTGCGGCAGGGCACTGGCCCGGGCCCACGCCCGGTCCGGGGAGCGCGTCGCGATCGCCGGGTACCTCGGCTCGTCCGACGGCTTCGACCGGGCCATGGGCGATTTCGCGCTGGCCTACGCGGCCCGTACGGCCGAGGACCACCAGGCCCTGTGCGCGGCGATCGGGTCCGGGGCCGTGGCGGCGGCCGAGGGAGTCTGA
- a CDS encoding phytoene desaturase family protein, with protein sequence MSAASSESFSRSVYDAVIVGGGHNGLVAAAYLARAGRTVLVLERLGNTGGAAVSTRPFAGVDARLSRYSYLVSLLPAGIVRDLGLSFSVRKRTVSSYTPAVRDGRATGLLVGGGRTRESFAALTGSGREYAAWEAFYGRTRQVAERVFPTLTEPLPTRRELRERVGDETAWRMLFEEPIGVAIEEDFTDDLVRGVVLTDALIGTFADAHDPSLVQNRCFLYHVIGGGTGDWDVPVGGMGALTDALAGAARSAGAEIVTGHEAIRIETDGTAAEVVFRADDREGAVAARKVLVNASPQVLSALLGEPSPPPAEGAQLKVNMLLRRLPRLRDRSVDPRQAFSGTFHIAEGYGQLAAAYAQAAAGRLPEAPPSEIYCHSLTDPSVLGPEPAARGYHTLTLFGLHTPARLFREAPDATRDALLDATLAELDAHLDEPITDCLALDEAGRPCIEARSPLDLERELRLPGGHIFHRDLAFPWADASGGRWGVETAHPNVLLCGAGAVRGGGVSGVPGHNAAMAALGR encoded by the coding sequence ATGTCTGCAGCCTCCTCCGAATCGTTCAGCCGGTCCGTCTACGACGCCGTCATCGTGGGCGGCGGGCACAACGGGCTGGTCGCCGCCGCCTATCTGGCCCGTGCGGGGCGCACCGTCCTGGTCCTGGAGCGCCTCGGGAACACCGGGGGAGCGGCCGTCTCCACCCGCCCGTTCGCCGGGGTCGACGCACGGCTGTCCCGCTACTCGTACCTGGTGTCCCTGCTGCCCGCCGGCATCGTCCGCGACCTCGGGCTGTCGTTCTCGGTCCGCAAGCGCACCGTCTCCTCGTACACCCCCGCCGTGCGCGACGGCAGGGCCACCGGACTGCTCGTCGGCGGTGGCCGTACCCGCGAGTCGTTCGCGGCCCTCACCGGCTCCGGCCGCGAGTACGCGGCGTGGGAGGCGTTCTACGGCAGGACCAGGCAGGTCGCCGAGAGGGTCTTCCCCACCCTGACGGAGCCGCTGCCGACCCGCCGGGAGCTGCGGGAGCGGGTCGGGGACGAGACGGCCTGGCGGATGTTGTTCGAGGAGCCCATCGGCGTCGCGATCGAGGAGGACTTCACCGACGACCTGGTCCGCGGCGTCGTCCTGACCGATGCCCTCATCGGCACGTTCGCGGACGCCCACGACCCGTCGCTGGTGCAGAACCGCTGCTTCCTCTACCACGTCATCGGCGGCGGTACCGGTGACTGGGACGTGCCCGTCGGCGGGATGGGCGCGCTGACCGACGCGCTCGCCGGCGCGGCCCGTTCCGCCGGTGCCGAGATCGTCACCGGCCATGAGGCGATCCGGATCGAGACCGACGGGACGGCCGCCGAGGTCGTGTTCCGCGCGGACGACCGCGAGGGCGCGGTCGCCGCCCGCAAGGTGCTGGTCAACGCCTCACCGCAGGTCCTGTCCGCCCTTCTCGGCGAGCCCTCCCCGCCCCCCGCGGAGGGCGCCCAGCTCAAGGTCAACATGCTGCTGCGCCGGCTGCCCCGGCTGCGGGACCGCTCGGTCGACCCGCGGCAGGCGTTCTCCGGCACCTTCCACATCGCCGAGGGCTACGGCCAGCTCGCGGCGGCGTACGCGCAGGCCGCGGCGGGACGCCTGCCCGAGGCGCCGCCGTCGGAGATCTACTGCCACTCCCTGACGGACCCGTCCGTCCTCGGCCCCGAACCGGCCGCCCGGGGTTACCACACCCTGACCCTCTTCGGACTCCACACACCCGCCCGGCTGTTCCGGGAGGCGCCGGACGCGACCCGTGACGCCCTGCTCGACGCGACCCTCGCCGAACTCGACGCCCATCTGGACGAGCCGATCACCGACTGCCTGGCCCTCGACGAGGCGGGGCGTCCCTGCATCGAGGCCAGGAGCCCGCTGGACCTGGAGCGCGAGCTGCGGCTGCCGGGCGGGCACATCTTCCACCGCGATCTCGCCTTCCCCTGGGCCGACGCCTCCGGCGGCCGCTGGGGCGTGGAGACCGCCCACCCCAATGTGCTGCTGTGCGGGGCGGGAGCGGTGCGCGGCGGCGGTGTGAGCGGCGTCCCCGGCCACAACGCGGCGATGGCGGCGCTGGGCCGTTGA
- a CDS encoding GlxA family transcriptional regulator translates to MGASERNTGRGADQTTVRRQAGDEWDAHGGCVVPPGPDPHRVAVLALDGVMTFELGIPARIFNSARSPDGAALYEVVVCTPDGGPVRTEAGFSIDVAHGPEALESADTVVVPPTHRLGGIAGEGLLPAPLAEALARIRPGTRTVSICTGAFVLAAAGLLDGRPATTHWAEAEHFRRLFPRVRFDEDVLFVDDGDLLSSAGAAAGVDVCLHLVRRDHGSALANQVARRCIVPPWRDGGQAQYIERPVPEPTTATTAPTRAWALERLDRPLTLGELAAHARMSVRTFTRRFRDEAGVTPGQWLTAQRVEIAKQLLETSDLPIDLVADRAGFGSANSLRQHMRELVGVPPGAYRRTFHTAAVSGRAAAGR, encoded by the coding sequence ATGGGTGCTTCGGAGCGGAACACGGGACGCGGCGCGGACCAGACGACCGTACGGCGGCAGGCCGGCGACGAGTGGGACGCGCACGGCGGCTGTGTCGTACCGCCCGGGCCGGATCCCCACCGCGTGGCGGTCCTGGCCCTCGACGGCGTCATGACCTTCGAACTCGGCATCCCCGCCCGGATCTTCAACAGCGCCCGGTCCCCGGACGGGGCTGCGCTGTACGAGGTCGTCGTCTGCACCCCGGACGGCGGGCCCGTCCGCACCGAGGCGGGCTTCTCCATCGACGTGGCCCACGGCCCCGAGGCGCTGGAGAGCGCCGACACCGTCGTCGTCCCACCGACCCACCGGCTCGGCGGCATCGCCGGGGAGGGGCTGCTGCCCGCCCCCCTCGCGGAGGCCCTCGCCCGGATCCGGCCGGGCACCCGCACGGTGTCCATCTGCACGGGCGCCTTCGTGCTCGCCGCTGCGGGACTGCTCGACGGCCGGCCCGCGACGACCCACTGGGCGGAGGCGGAGCACTTCCGGCGGTTGTTCCCGCGGGTGCGGTTCGACGAGGACGTGCTCTTCGTCGACGACGGCGACCTGCTCAGCTCGGCCGGCGCGGCGGCCGGCGTCGACGTCTGCCTGCATCTGGTGCGGCGCGACCACGGCAGCGCGCTCGCCAACCAGGTGGCCCGCCGCTGCATCGTCCCGCCGTGGCGCGACGGCGGCCAGGCCCAGTACATCGAGCGGCCCGTGCCCGAACCCACGACGGCCACCACCGCGCCCACCCGCGCCTGGGCGCTGGAGCGACTGGACCGGCCGCTGACACTGGGCGAACTCGCCGCCCACGCGCGGATGAGCGTGCGGACGTTCACCCGGCGGTTCCGCGACGAGGCGGGAGTCACCCCCGGCCAGTGGCTCACCGCCCAGCGGGTCGAGATCGCCAAGCAACTGCTGGAGACCAGCGATCTGCCGATCGACCTGGTGGCCGACCGCGCCGGGTTCGGCAGCGCCAACTCGCTGCGGCAGCACATGCGTGAACTCGTCGGCGTCCCGCCCGGCGCCTACCGGCGCACCTTCCACACGGCGGCTGTCTCCGGCCGGGCCGCGGCCGGGCGCTGA
- a CDS encoding NADP-dependent oxidoreductase yields MHDTGTTMRAISPAAWGGPEVLREVTLARPAPGPTEILVRVHAAGVNPVDWKTRATGGFGMHGEPPVLGYDVSGVVEAVGPGVTVHRPGDEVFGMPEFPRQAGGYAEYVTGPARHFVPKPPALSHVEAAAMPLAGLTAWQSLVETAGLAPGQRVLVHAAAGGVGHLAVQIAAARGAYVIGTAREEKHALLKELGADELVDYTRRDFAAVLGDGAVDVVLDSVGGDCGHRSVRVLREGGTLLTLPSPDDVPASRETAPKGIRTGFVLVEPDSTGMRALASLVAEGRLRPVVGTVLPLERAADAHRLGEAGRAGGKIVLTVVDV; encoded by the coding sequence ATGCACGACACCGGCACCACGATGCGCGCGATCAGTCCGGCCGCCTGGGGCGGACCGGAGGTGCTGCGCGAGGTGACCCTCGCCCGACCCGCCCCGGGCCCCACCGAGATCCTGGTGCGGGTGCACGCGGCAGGGGTGAACCCGGTCGACTGGAAGACCCGGGCCACCGGAGGCTTCGGCATGCACGGCGAGCCGCCGGTACTCGGCTACGACGTCTCCGGCGTCGTCGAGGCGGTGGGGCCGGGCGTCACCGTCCACCGCCCGGGCGACGAGGTGTTCGGCATGCCGGAGTTCCCGCGCCAGGCCGGGGGATACGCCGAGTACGTCACAGGCCCGGCCCGGCACTTCGTGCCCAAGCCCCCGGCCCTGAGCCATGTGGAGGCCGCCGCCATGCCGTTGGCCGGTCTCACCGCCTGGCAGTCCCTCGTGGAGACCGCCGGACTCGCCCCCGGTCAGCGGGTGCTCGTCCACGCGGCAGCGGGCGGCGTCGGCCATCTGGCCGTCCAGATCGCCGCGGCCCGCGGCGCGTACGTCATCGGCACCGCCCGCGAGGAGAAGCACGCCCTGCTGAAGGAACTCGGCGCGGACGAACTCGTCGACTACACCCGGCGCGACTTCGCGGCCGTGCTCGGCGACGGGGCCGTCGACGTCGTCCTGGACTCGGTCGGCGGGGACTGCGGGCATCGGTCCGTGCGGGTGCTGCGCGAGGGCGGCACGCTCCTCACACTGCCTTCGCCCGACGACGTGCCCGCTTCGCGGGAGACCGCGCCCAAGGGCATCCGCACGGGCTTCGTGCTGGTGGAGCCGGACTCCACCGGGATGCGCGCCCTCGCGTCGCTCGTGGCGGAGGGAAGGCTGCGTCCCGTCGTCGGGACCGTGCTGCCGCTGGAGCGCGCCGCCGACGCCCACCGGCTGGGGGAGGCCGGACGCGCCGGGGGGAAGATCGTGCTCACGGTCGTGGACGTCTGA
- a CDS encoding serine hydrolase domain-containing protein: protein MTEASAGGGISRRRFGGGLLALGAAVVIGPVPGAAAAVPAAGRTGGRRRTTLRRGTPRRAGLLAGPLERLVADAEAFLSPSPRRPWYAGAVLLAGRGGTVALHHPIGRAVRYASYDERTDTGVELPPERQIPMTEDTVFDLASVSKLFTSLLAVQQIERGALEPEEKVATYLPEFGAAGKQDVTVRQLLTHTSGLRAWIPLYEEPTHADRLRRLWDEAPASGPGTGYLYSDLNLIALQLVLEEITGRGLDTLLTEDVTGPLGMDRTRFNPPASWRPGIAATEDARRPWSGLDRGLVWGEVHDENAHAFGGVAGHAGVFSRAWDLAVLARTLLNGGAYGRARVLAPESVELLFTDFNTAFPGDEHGLGFELYQHWYMGAMATPRTAGHTGFTGTSLVLDPSTDSFLIVLGNSVHPVRTWRSGSAPRVAAADNLARAVPVRPAHGRTAWFSGMAPATTATLALPEVTPSTRRARLRCSLWWDTEPGCDGVLLEASADGGATWQAVPFETRRRGERAVPRPEGRVSGWSGRVWHGVESELSAWQGRPIRLRWRYTTDRLYVGRGAYADGLRITDGGRTLFDGARPGDAARIEAAGWVRSAD from the coding sequence ATGACGGAGGCCTCGGCAGGCGGAGGGATCAGCCGCCGCCGGTTCGGCGGCGGACTGCTGGCACTGGGAGCGGCTGTGGTGATCGGACCCGTCCCGGGAGCCGCCGCGGCGGTACCCGCCGCAGGCCGGACCGGCGGGCGCCGGCGCACGACGCTGCGCCGCGGTACCCCCCGGCGGGCCGGCCTCCTCGCGGGACCCCTGGAACGGCTGGTCGCGGACGCCGAGGCCTTCCTCTCCCCCTCCCCGCGGCGCCCCTGGTACGCCGGAGCCGTCCTGCTCGCCGGCCGCGGCGGCACGGTCGCCCTGCACCACCCGATCGGCAGGGCCGTGCGCTACGCGTCCTACGACGAGCGGACCGACACCGGTGTGGAACTCCCGCCGGAGCGGCAGATCCCGATGACCGAGGACACCGTGTTCGACCTGGCTTCGGTTTCCAAGCTGTTCACGTCCCTCCTCGCCGTCCAGCAGATCGAGCGGGGCGCGCTGGAGCCGGAGGAGAAGGTCGCCACCTACCTGCCGGAGTTCGGGGCCGCGGGCAAGCAGGACGTCACCGTACGCCAACTGCTCACCCACACGTCGGGGTTGCGCGCCTGGATCCCCCTCTACGAGGAGCCCACGCACGCGGACCGGCTGCGGCGGCTGTGGGACGAGGCGCCCGCGAGTGGGCCGGGCACCGGATACCTCTACTCCGACCTGAACCTGATCGCGCTTCAGCTGGTCCTGGAGGAGATCACCGGCCGGGGCCTGGACACCCTGCTCACCGAGGACGTCACCGGGCCGCTCGGCATGGACCGCACCCGTTTCAACCCGCCCGCCTCCTGGCGGCCCGGGATCGCCGCGACGGAGGACGCCCGGCGGCCGTGGTCGGGCCTGGACCGCGGACTCGTGTGGGGCGAGGTACACGACGAGAACGCCCACGCGTTCGGCGGGGTCGCCGGGCACGCCGGGGTGTTCTCCCGCGCCTGGGACCTCGCGGTGCTCGCGCGCACCCTGCTCAACGGCGGGGCCTACGGCCGGGCCCGCGTCCTCGCCCCCGAGTCCGTGGAACTGCTGTTCACCGACTTCAACACCGCGTTCCCCGGCGACGAGCACGGGCTCGGCTTCGAGCTCTACCAGCACTGGTACATGGGCGCGATGGCCACCCCCCGCACCGCCGGACACACGGGATTCACCGGCACCAGTCTCGTACTGGACCCCTCGACGGACTCCTTCCTGATCGTCCTCGGCAACTCGGTGCACCCGGTGCGCACCTGGCGCTCCGGCAGCGCACCGCGCGTCGCCGCCGCGGACAACCTCGCCCGCGCCGTACCCGTACGGCCCGCGCACGGCCGCACCGCCTGGTTCTCCGGGATGGCCCCGGCCACCACCGCGACGCTGGCGCTGCCCGAGGTCACCCCGTCCACCCGGCGCGCCCGGCTGCGCTGCTCCCTGTGGTGGGACACCGAGCCCGGCTGCGACGGGGTGCTCCTGGAGGCCTCCGCCGACGGCGGGGCGACCTGGCAGGCCGTACCGTTCGAGACCCGGCGCCGGGGCGAGCGCGCGGTGCCCCGCCCCGAGGGCCGGGTCTCCGGCTGGTCGGGCCGGGTCTGGCACGGCGTCGAGTCCGAACTGTCCGCCTGGCAGGGCCGGCCGATCCGGCTGCGCTGGCGGTACACGACGGACCGGCTGTACGTCGGGCGCGGCGCGTATGCGGACGGCCTGCGGATCACGGACGGCGGCAGGACGCTCTTCGACGGGGCGCGGCCCGGCGACGCGGCGCGGATCGAGGCGGCCGGCTGGGTCCGCTCCGCCGACTGA